Part of the Grus americana isolate bGruAme1 chromosome 12, bGruAme1.mat, whole genome shotgun sequence genome is shown below.
TTTAATGGCACAAGCCAGTGCAGTAAATTGTAGAAAGCGAGCTCagttagaattttattttaattaaaaaaaagaaaacaaaatacccAAAACTCTCAAGATGTGAGGTCCTATTAAAAAAGTGGCTGTTCACTtgtaaacagaataaaaatgttaacaCAAAATTTCATTCAGCTTAAACAAAACCACTTTTCTTAAGCAGTACAAGTAATGTTATAACACTGTAacaccaaaagcagaaaaaaaaatggcagaagaaTCACATAACATTACTTAccaaaaagataaataattttacattgAATATTAATAGCTTGACATTTTTATTGCTCCAATGGTAGTGTGTTGACAAGTAAATGTAGTAAACTGTCACAGTGGGACAGTAataaacatatatttatgtttttGCATATGGAGTTTTGTACCTATCAAGGAAAGCACAGGAACttggtttttaatttatcaaGACCACACTAGATTTAGCAAAACcgttttctgttttaaagtcaCCCACCTACAACTGAATCCACACTTCATAGACTTGTCTCTGCATGTCttggaacacttttttttttttcctcctatggTAAAAAAACTTCATAGATGCAGGGGAATCAGTAGGTAAGAGCTTTGATGCTCTGCCAGTATTCTGTAATACTTCAGTACTCCTTAGATACAAAAACTTACTAGACACAAACCCAAATATTTCCTAGATAAAAACTAGAAAGGAAAGTTAGTGTCAACATgtttacatgaaaaattaaacactgaTTTGGTAGACagtaactgcttttaaaaatctgctgcaTACTCACACTACTGATAGTTACTAGTTCCCTTTTCTCCTTAGTCTCGGcacaatgttttctcttttgttggAACCAGTCAAGGCACTTTCTTTACCACTTCCACTACACTTTGCTAACATTAATCTGTTACGTTGCTACATATTCTTTCTCCAATTAACAAGTACCCTCTATAAATACGTTTACCAATTCATGCTTCTTATTGtcaaaaatgagatttttcagtctgaatgtttttatattaaagCAAAGGATAGCCCAGGCAAAAAAGAACCTGTAGGCAGAAGTGCACAGAGTTCACAGCAGTACTTACAGCTGCCTTCATCTTTAAACGAGCTATGGAACCTGTGTCTTTCAGATGCAAATATAATACTGCatgctggttttgcattttaatgcaaatttatCTACTTACTAAAACATGGAGCTTACTGTAAATGGCAGTTTTGGCTCTCATACTCTTTAGTAGTTGCTTTATGGCCACATATTTAAATGGCTATTTGAACACAAAAAGAAGAGACCCTTTCATGGTTTGAAGACTATACAATTAACAATTAAGGACCAAGTAAAACATCTAGAATGTACATACTTAAAACGTAAACTTTAAAAACTAACATTCTGTGCTTAAAAGTGTCTTGCGGTGCCCAGGAGAGACCCAGGGGCAGTCAGTCTGCTGTGGGCAGAGCAGCCTGTGGCACTGGACATGACCAGGCCCACGGGAAGGGGATGAAGGGACGACGgtgggaaagcaaagcagagctcctgccctgccttggATCTCTGGTGGTACCACGGCACAAGAGCAGCCTGGAGGGACTGGTGGCTACTGCTCTCAGCTTGGCACAGCACTTCACAGAAACAACACTAATCAGGTTGAGAAATTTTGAACTGAATACGATGAAGTCAGCACGGACTGAAGAGGATTTCTTTTAGCAGCAAGACTGAAGACTGCTCAGCATTCACTGCTGGCAATCACTAGAACATTTGGCTTGCCTGTTCTCTCAGttggaaaaagaacattttgaaaatatagtcacataaagaagaaaataagaaccTGCTGAGATTTCTTGAGTTtcttatacaaaaaaaaaaagaagaaaatgactCACAAAGTTCGGGCATAACAGTAAGAAGCTTCCATTGTTCTGTTAATTAAGCTAAGCTCCCTTGATTTACCCCAGAAACTTATTTGTAAATGAAATACATAGAATTGGGTGTGCtatttcagttttggtttgcactgcatttttctgccattaagtattttctctgcttccagtTAACACTcatcctaaaaaaataaattggagagAACACTTTGCTTGGTTCTGTGATAGAAATCTGAGTTGCAAGGTATAGCTAACATTAAATTCAAACAACACAGTAGTTTTTTATTCATTATGTTACAAATGCAATTACACAGTTAGTTGTCACCGGTCTACCAGTCAAATGAAACCTCTGCGATAAGTATACAGATTTCAGAATCTGAAGCATCAATCTGTGATTGGAAACTACTGCAAGCACCGGAGTCTGACACTCCTCAGCTGTACAGTAAGAATAGCATGAAATTAGATTTGAAGTAACAACTTGCATAAAACTGGCCTTCTGTAAACACTGGGTACAAGAAATCTGGCCTACTACAGTTATTAGAATGCAATGGTCttacaaatactgtattttaatacaatatTGCATACTGAAAAGATGCAAATACATTCAGAGGAAAACCCAAGTCACCCTGAAACTAAAAGGCAACTTGGGATGATGTTGCAAGGAGTCAAGCTGCAGCAAAGAAATGCTTGGACACTTGGGATGAATATCATCACAACTTGCAGAGATTCAGTcatctgctgttttttctcCGATTAATCATTTCTAGTTAGGAAAGGGAGGGAACTTGaatccattttcatttgcttactGTTATCAAATGGTCTTGCTTAGGCTAGCCATTACAGGAAGTTCTTCTACAATTACTTCTTTTCCTGAGATCAGGCAAACAGAGAAGAATCCAAAAATACTTGTGAATTCCACAAGGCATTTGTGGCTCTTCAGACTGTGCCTGAACACCAACACATACATATTTCAACTGGTCCACTTCCTCCTGTCAGCATATTTTGAAACACTACTCTTGTAtagacaaaattatttccactgGAAAGGATGCCGTGTCACTTAACTGTTAAAACGTTGAAGTACCATCACactacaaaaataacaaaagtgtTACTTCAGCTTTGATTTGGCTGTTCCAAATTTTTCTCCCTGGTAATGAAGGTGTCCaattatgaaacatttttttccttacttaaaaacaaaacaaaacttaacATCCATATAGTCCTAACTTAAAAAGAGGCTTTAGGATGTTTTGCTAATAGCGGCCGCCATCTACCTCACAAACGCAACTTCTTCAAAGGTGAACAGTGTTTAAGCTTCCTATTTCagatgctacaaacaacacctgaaatactttaaaaaaaaaaaaaaagacaaatgctaTGCATTTTTCATCCATTTACTAAACAAAGTGCAACTGAGCCCTACACATCTGATAGTATGTACAAACTCGTTATGGCTTTACCATAAAAACAGCATGTGAATGGGTCTATACAATCAGAGGGATACTAGCAAATGtaatgaataaaccaatgtCGAACTGTTGGCAATAGAATAAGAGCTATAATACATTCTGTAAACCTTGGCATACCACACTTTACATTATGCAAAGAGTCAATATTTACAAATCCATAGTGGGTAAAATAATTAACCCCCTAATGTAAATGATGATTTTGCAAAGTGCAGGACAAAACCAGTGCTGTTGATTGCAAGTCCTATGCAAGCAAGTTATACTAAAATCATTACTACTAGACGCTTACCTGGACATTTCTACTGAGGGTTTATAGGATTGCGACGTTTAGAATGAAGTATATTATGACACGGCATTAGGATGCATGTTTAAGGACAGCAAATATAGAAATTAATAAGGCAGCATGCTCAGAACAAGTTTAAGCAGCACTGATGTTAGATCCCTAGTGGCAACTATATCAGTTAATGTTAAAAATTCAGAGTGCAACATAGAAGCCTcgtttaacataaaaaaaatgtgcaaattgTTCTTCTCTTAACAAAAGAAAGTAACGTAGCAAGGAAGATATTCTACTGAAGACCATTAAGTCACAGCAAAGTAGACCATCTTCTTTCCAAAATCATCTACAAGGCACTAAGGGTAGAAAATGACAGGTAACATGAAAGATCAAATGCTGTTCCTCAGTCAGGTCGAAATATGGGATATTTTGGTAAGAACTCTATTAATATTACCTGttgaagaagggaagaagacaAGAACAGAACACAGTAACCAAAAAGTTCAAACCTTCAGCACAATTTCCATGCAACATTAGCTAGTACATATGACTAAACATATCTGAGATATTCTGTTAGGAGAGAATGCTTCCCAGAGATTTTAGTCATTTTGAAATACAGGGCTTCTGGACGCttgattttttgggggtgacaatctcttttcttccagcCTGCACATGAAAGTGGATGGGGGAGCAGGACCACAGAAATATCTTGAATTCTGCTTTCCTAAGTGGACTGTCTTGGTTAAAACTTTATGAAATTCAGagctaacaaaaaagaaaaaaaagatccagACAAAACCCACACTACtataaaaaaagcagtatttctgcaCAAAGAATTTGAATCAAAGTAATTATGAATACCAGTGGAAAAGGTGGGTAAGTGTTAAAGAGCTACGGACTGGTGTGGGAATTGCACCAACACACAAAGTCCCAGTGGGTCTCCCTCATTACAAATTACAGACCAAACCAAAGGTACCTGCAGTGCAAACATGGAATTGTTatgaagagaaaatatgttTAGTGGTGACAATTTCCAAGTCTCAACATATGCCACGGCTGCTCTTGTTAAAAGCAGCCTTCATGGGTGTATGTCAGACACGGCTGCATGTTTttctgagagattttttttcagataggTGACAGTCTAATTAAAGGATTTTCTCTATAAAGTCAGAGGTATGTCAAATACCAAATAAGTAACAGAAGTAATACTTACATATTCCATCATATTGCTAGTTTCGCATTTCCTTTTACTCAGCTTCCAGTGCAAACCaagctaagaaaataattatcaAATGATTAATGTATACCACAGCATTGTTTTGATGAGTAATGTAACAAACATTAGCAATATCAAATTACTAGGATCTGGAACACTTCAGACACAGGTTTATGATCAGTATAAAGTATGGAATTATAGCAAGACTGTAAAATTCCTACATGCcaattatgcaaaaaaaatcttactattcttaaagctgaagaaaacaagcaCTCTAACTTTTCTTACCTTATGATATAGTCTGTTATTTTCCCATTCTAATAACTTCTGAATTGATCTTCTAGTCTAAAAAGTAAGTCAAAACTGTATTATAAATGGTTCAGTAGCCAGCCTCATCCAGAAGAATCTTACTATTGCATTTCTGGCttaagattaatttaaaaagacttAGTTTTATAAAAGTAGAACcaagtagaagaaaaattataaatgaaagTCCTACCACTTCAACTTCCCACTCCTCAACATCAGattatcttcagaaaaaaaaaaccaaccacaggtttttttgttaacttACTTAGTAAGAGATCCTTTTGAATTTAGTATTTTTGCCTACCATAGCCAAGccaacaaaacagaatttcGCACATTCTCTTGGCCAAATACTGCCCTCACTACAGGTGGTCCACTGACAACATGTGATTTACATACATGTAATTTCCAGATTTCGCTAGTGTAATTGGTATCtgaatcctgaaaaaaaaatctcaaacccACAGAACTCCGGCTCACAACAAACAGTGCCTGTATTTTCAACTCTTGGATACCAAAGTGCACACAACCTTCATGTTCTGCTCTTTCCACAGTTGTGGGAGAGAAGATTTTTGGagtttcagtgatttttaagGTCACAAAAAGACCACTATGATCATCTACTCCAGTTCCTGCACGCTATGCCACCAATTTCTTTGCTAATGCTAACAATGGTAGGTGAGCTACACCATCTCATTACAAACAGATACAAAACTATCCAATCCCAAGTCAAAGATTTAATGGTGGAGAATCCACCGCTTCTTTCTAAGTATTTCCAGTGACAGAGCTATCCTTGGAATTAAAAAGTACATACTGTTTCCTGTTTCAACTGTCTTAGTTTCACCTTTGAGCCTTTGGATCTCCCAATGCATTTTGTTGCTAGATGAGTATACGGGGATTGGTTAggctggagttaattttcttcacagcagcttgTACGGTGCCGTGTTTTAGATCTACGACTAAAACACTGTTGATACACCACACAAGGTatttagctattgctgaacagcactgatcaaagggatattccatgccacCTAACGTCATGCTCAGCAGTAAAAGCGGGGGctattttttctgaagcagccATTGCCCAGcgacaggctgggcatcggtcGGCCAGTGGGAAGTGGCGAGTGATTTGCCTTTCCATCACttgggttttcttccctttttctccctcacttattaaactgtctttatctcaacacatcaagtttttcttacttttgctgttctgattctctcccccatcctgcttgGGGCATATTAGTTGTACCTTTGAGAATTATATTAACACTACAACATCACATGGGCATTTGTTTAGATTTTCACTAGCACAAGAATATTAAATAtggttttaaaactgaaaatatgctGCGTATCTCAAGCACGTTCCTCTGCAATAAGGATGTTTATAAAGGCAGTTAAAACAAGCTAGAACAAGTCCTGTAACTTTTTAGTGACATAGGCTTCAGCAATTAGCAGTTCTACAAGTTAACATATTATGCCTTTAGtacatttaatatttgttttaaccAAAAACTCAATGCCAGTCAATGCAACTTATTTTCTTGAGCAAGTTGGAAAGTTTGACAAAacacttctgttttattttctctgaaaagtaaTGCCTATTCCttgtttttgctttcagttttattaaagaTCAGAAACTCTCTAAAGCCAGAAGTATtacttttaaacagatttttacttAAGATCTTGTCCTATAATTAAATGGACAAGTGTGAGAGTTTTTCCCCTAGTGCACCTAAGTACTATTGATATTTGTGGATAAGATTTTATGGCTACAAGTCTTACAAACTATGTAGCTGCAAAAAATATCATTACACTATacctatttctgtatttcctaaATATTTACTACTGTGATAAATCAATTCTAAGTGTAAACCAGAGAGGTAATTAGGATCAGGTTAACTTAAGATTGCTAAAGTGCTTTTCGGAATTAGTACTTTGGACTTGATTACAAGAGGTGtcaactttctttttttggggaagaaaaaaagtctctaaACTTCCtgaatagaaaacaaatttatgtTTGTTCTTAATAGAAACAGCACAGTAAAATACGTCAAATGAACCACAGCTCTGAAATGTTATGGTATCAATTGCACacaaaaaagtgatttttaattttaacagaatatttattcgggggggtggggtgggtgggggtgtgtgaagaggaaaagtaattttcactCCAGTTCAGGCAGTCTTTGAAGGTCAATGTCCAGTTCTGCGCTCATTTAATTCAATTCTTAGACCTTTAGAAATCCTGGAAATTTAGGTTATCCTATACTCCATCCTGTTCTTTGAACTGAGATTGGATTAGCTATTCCTAAGACTATTAATTCAATTGGCAATTTGGCATCGTTTACTTCATTAACAAAGATATTTTCTCTGTTATCTAAGGAATGGAAAACGGAATAACCTTTTGAATGCAAGTGATAGAAAAAGAGGGGGTTGAAATGAAGATGATACTATTAAACATTATTTGTTGGCAGTAATTGCAAAATGAATTAAATAAGGACAATGAAACATGTACTTACTCTTTTGTTAAGACAGACTACAGGCCACAGGCTACAGCCcagtgtgcagcagcagcacagacagcCACAGAGCAGCCATTTTACATTGACAGGGAGATTCTTTCTTAAACAGGCATTCACTCGACTGATGCTGGTCTTGAATTCTTCTGGGGCAACCTGCAATAGAAGTGCTGAACGTCAGTGGAAAGCCATTACAGGTGTATTTTTCTCAATAATTGCCACTAcagattaaaatataaatgaaacatAATACCGTTATACACTATGACCCTATCTTCTAAAACACTGGTCACCTAATGAACATGAAAAGTCACTTTCCCATAACAAATTCATTTATGGTACatgcaaaatgcaaaaactTGCATTAAAAAGCTAAACATCACTTAGACATACAGCCTCATCCTTATTTATTGCACCATTAATAAATCAATTGTCCTGATAACACAGTGGTCCCAAACAAAACTAGACACAGCTGTGCAACATATACACTGGCTACACTGacaaaaaaagtggaagaatgACAGATATCTGGTTTCCAAGGGAACGCGGGGCAGCTTCATAGTAAAAATACTTGTGTGTCACATAGAAAAAAGGATAATATCGTCCAAATTCATTTCATACCAATGCAAGTCTACACTGTGCCTGGGTGAAGGTGGACCTCTGTCCACAAATAAATTCCTGAAGTGATCCATATCAACATGAGGCCACAGTGTCACTTGTGGCTGCTTCCTAAAACAGGGAAGCCTGGAAAGACAGGTACTGGATTATATTCAAGGCAAAGAAATGCATCTTCTGCAGGTTATGAATAAAGCCTAGCTGTTGAAAACCAACTTATTTAAATTAAGGACTATTCAGCAGAGCTTActcaaaatagtattttctatACACTGCCACTGCAGAGTCACAGtgcaaaaccacattttctaTCAGAAATAAGCTCCTTTCTCTGATAGCTGCATGTTTCTTACAAAAGAGTGAGAGCACTTACCTATTTACATACCCCAAATCCCTCCTCTCTCTACAGAATCTCAATAACTTCCATCTGACAAGTCAAATACGTATTTGCGGTATTGACACCAAGGTGGCACTCTTAACGTAACACAATTCAGCATTTGAATGCACAAAGCAGAATAATCAGATCCGACTTCAACAGACTCGGCCAGTCAGGCACAActccaaaaagaaataaatctttcctaACTACTTGCcatgttgaagaaaaaaaaacccctagactTAGTCTGTATACAAAGCTGTGCAACTACTACATAATCCTTCCAACCAGGCAAGCCCAACTCTGTTCATTTGATTCTGCAAACAAGGGCAACAACAAAAGCATTAATTTAATGACAAAGACTCCTTTCACCAAAGGAGCAAAACTATGGGACAGGAAATGGAGAGGACCTGATTCCGCTACCTCCACCTATTCACAAGAGCTAAATTCATTAAAACATTGCAGGAAAGCgagtaaataaatacaacatCTGTTTCCTGGCCATTCAAATCACCGTGCAGTATAGAGTCAGAGGTCATCCGGGTTTGTATACAAGCCAGGCCTACAGTTAGTAATATAAGAACATAATTTAacattgtaattattttatagCCGGAATTAATAAGTACACAGAAACTATTTCTTTTGCGATTATACAGACTTCCCCCCAATATTAAATAGACTTTCTTATAATCctttttacatatataaatggagcaagtaaaaaagaaaaaatctttagaCTGACTGGAACATCaacatttacatatattttacaaCAGACATcttagttgaaaaaaaaaagaaagaaaatggcaaaaaaaaccccagaaatccCATGTATTGGGACATTTTCAATgaacagaacaacaacaaaaaaatcacattgtaATGTGGAAAACTAGCCTGTACTTGTATGTATCTGAAGCAAAGTTTTACAAATCCCTTTGCCAATGTCAGCTCTTGTACTTAGGACACCACAAATATCAGATGTGCTTGAGTAAGACCATTTCATCTTCAATGTGGGAACAAGTTTTGTAGTAAAGTACAACTGGGTTGGCTCTACGCAGTACAAATAACACGAGTATAGCTTCTGCAGACAGACATGCTTCAAAGTCAATTGAGATCACATACATTAACAAATTAGCATTCTCAGCTCTTAAGGAAGTTTACATATTCTTAACATTTAGACTTTCTTTGATCAGTCTTTTGAAATTTGTACCTGTCTCATTCtatctgtttatttaaaagataaaaataactgttttttctctggAACCCGTTAGTACTTTTGCAATGAATCCCACTAAGAAaagagaatgttttcttttctactaGACACAAAGTTTACTGGACCTTGACAGCAGCACACCCCAAGCCCAAAATACAGCTGTACAAACCTCCCAAAGACAGTGGAATTGCAGAGTCTGGAATTTAGCTTAACATGAAGAAACCTTATCATCAGTGATAACATCCAACATGCAAAGAAATCAACTAGATTCTTAGAACACAGCTGGCAGAAAACTTTGGGAATTAGTAAGAAAGCACTGGGATGGTGAGATTCCCtatttccctgctgcttttaagGGAGTCACTGTTCACATCAGGTTAACAGTTTGATGCTACTTCATAAGAACAATGTTGAAGTACTCTTCTCCCTGTAGAGCTAAACTAAGAAGCAACTTTGGATGCCAccaagaaacagagaaaatttctatttcagaaattttggTGTGATGTTCACCTTGACAGAGTATTATGAAAGCACCACTACTACCTGCTCATGCACCAAATACTTTCATGTAAAGGTGAATCTTTTTACTGCAATGCAAGATGAAATTACTTAAGATAGTTTTGGCTAACCCAAACTATTGGATATGTTTCTCCCTTTAGGAAATGTAATCACAATAGATATTTCTGTCAGTCAATGACACTTCTTCATTTGAAACTAAAGGAACTGGTGACCAAGATAAGCCTCATTCTGtgataaagaaacaaaacacagttttgTTGCTCTCAGTTTAGAGCTTGCTAACAGCTAAGCATTGTTACACAGTGACAAAGAATGAAAtatctgtaaataaaataactgttctaatttaataataaaatggtATCCAAATTAAACAGTCACCAAAGAATTTTGTTGATTTCCTGGCATAATTTTAAATCTCACCTTTCTTGCAGGTACAGATATTGAAAGGTTACTATGAAATGACTAATGTATTTCAAACAGAGAACTGACAGCACCTCCTGCACAAAGAAAGCTCCCTAAGAAAGTCTAGTTTTGAGTCATTTTGGAAAGTCTCTTGGAGAGTTTCTGTCTGGATCTTGAAAAGAATGAGATAAGTACATAACTCCTGGCTGCGCAGTACACCTTGTAAAGAGACATCAGTTCCTTTTAGGTCTttaagggaggggaaaaaaaagccccacataaaaggaaaggagggggtGTCATAATATTTTACAACAGGATGCAAGAGAATCTACAAACACAGGAAGAGAGCAAGTAAAGCCCAGCAGGCCTGATCTTCCTCCTTCAATCATCATGATCACAAACCCTATCCATCACATGTTGAAATGGGATCACAATACCAAGAGCACATTTTATGGCTTACATTTCCCTGCATTGCACAGTCATCTCTGTATAGGACTCTTTGTTTTAAGATCAGGGCAGGAAACTCCACTTTCTTCCTTAAAGTTCACTGCCTCCATCATTTTCTTGTCACCTGGAGCAGTGTGTGCTATTGTGCCATATATCATGAAGAGTATTttgttaaaagcttttaaatgcttgtttttaaagaatcaATAATCCTATAAAACTGTAGCACACAGAATTTAAATTTAGGCCAAACTCCAATCCCATtattaaaagttaaatattgCCTCTGTATTAAGTGTAGTCAAATCTTTTCTTACAATATTCAGCTGAAAACAATGCACTGTTTGAAAGCCTAGCTCAGTATTTATAAACCAGCTGAAGCTTGTGTCTCATCCTACAAGATAAATATCAAGTCAATCTAGCTGAATTAGCTAAACTGAACATCTGACCTACCtggtattttcctttcctttatcATTTTATTGTCTATGTTTTATCCTCAAATATATGGATTCACTTCTCCCAAAAAAGCAACGAACACATCTCAAATATTTAAGATGTAATTACATGCACCTTAGCTCCAGACTGATTTACAATAACTTTCCAGACTCTGTAAAAACTGGGAGACGAGTAAGTGGGGGAGATGGGTGAAGGAGGggtatttcagatttttaaaatagtaaacCTTCTGCTAATTTTCTATCACTATTATGTAGACGGGCAAACTGAGGGTCAGGAAGCTTAGTGAATTCCTAAGAATACAGACTGGCATAAATCCAAAAAGTTAGTGCTTCTGGGAGAAAGGTGTAGCTAGTTTTATCTATTTAGGATTTTTATCATCTATTGGATAAATTTTCATCCTACATTTAAAAACCTAGATCtttatctgtatttattaaaaagaaaaacaataccATACAGAAATCTATCAACCTCACCTAATGGCTTCATCTTTCATACTCTATTAGCAGATAGAATATATTATTAATATCAATTCACAGCAGACAACAAAGCCATTAAACTTAATGTTACACAGACATTCTGAATAAAGTATGTCATTGCCTTATACTACCTGTGTACTAACGCAAGTTCATAGTAAACATTTTAATCACAAACTGTTAATATAACAGTCACTATGCTATTCATCAATTGTGATttcataaaaagtaaaaatttgtattttaagagcagtaaaaaaaatcttaaagtgGTGTATCAATTGACTACAATGCTTATTACTGTGAATTATTTATCAAGGTATTTGAAGAAGACCTACTTACTGGAAAAAactgagttttcattttcaatagGGATAAAGGTGATTGACTGCTACAACCAATGGAAGAAGCAGATTATTTAGTTCTTGCAATTCATGAAAGTATTATAAGCCAAAAACCCACAGCTGTGGTTTTTAAT
Proteins encoded:
- the CHIC1 gene encoding cysteine-rich hydrophobic domain-containing protein 1 isoform X5; this translates as MSVLLPNMADFDTIYELEEEEEESEPVVRSQELPRPRDAPDPVAVRGAGHITVFGLSNKFDTEFPSVLTGKVAPEEFKTSISRVNACLRKNLPVNVKWLLCGCLCCCCTLGCSLWPVVCLNKRLGLHWKLSKRKCETSNMMEYVILIEFLPKYPIFRPD
- the CHIC1 gene encoding cysteine-rich hydrophobic domain-containing protein 1 isoform X1; protein product: MSVLLPNMADFDTIYELEEEEEESEPVVRSQELPRPRDAPDPVAVRGAGHITVFGLSNKFDTEFPSVLTGKVAPEEFKTSISRVNACLRKNLPVNVKWLLCGCLCCCCTLGCSLWPVVCLNKRTRRSIQKLLEWENNRLYHKLGLHWKLSKRKCETSNMMEYVSITSVTYLVFDIPLTL
- the CHIC1 gene encoding cysteine-rich hydrophobic domain-containing protein 1 isoform X3; the encoded protein is MSVLLPNMADFDTIYELEEEEEESEPVVRSQELPRPRDAPDPVAVRGAGHITVFGLSNKFDTEFPSVLTGKVAPEEFKTSISRVNACLRKNLPVNVKWLLCGCLCCCCTLGCSLWPVVCLNKRTRRSIQKLLEWENNRLYHKLGLHWKLSKRKCETSNMMEYL
- the CHIC1 gene encoding cysteine-rich hydrophobic domain-containing protein 1 isoform X2, coding for MSVLLPNMADFDTIYELEEEEEESEPVVRSQELPRPRDAPDPVAVRGAGHITVFGLSNKFDTEFPSVLTGKVAPEEFKTSISRVNACLRKNLPVNVKWLLCGCLCCCCTLGCSLWPVVCLNKRTRRSIQKLLEWENNRLYHKLGLHWKLSKRKCETSNMMEYVILIEFLPKYPIFRPD
- the CHIC1 gene encoding cysteine-rich hydrophobic domain-containing protein 1 isoform X4, translating into MSVLLPNMADFDTIYELEEEEEESEPVVRSQELPRPRDAPDPVAVRGAGHITVFGLSNKFDTEFPSVLTGKVAPEEFKTSISRVNACLRKNLPVNVKWLLCGCLCCCCTLGCSLWPVVCLNKRLGLHWKLSKRKCETSNMMEYVSITSVTYLVFDIPLTL